A section of the Spirosoma pollinicola genome encodes:
- the kduI gene encoding 5-dehydro-4-deoxy-D-glucuronate isomerase, with protein MQTEQIHQTNTPTASQTTFESRYASSPGEVKGMDTAQLRQNFLIETLFVPNQFRWVLSFFDRYLTGGIMPVDGPVALDTPDQLKANYFLERRELGIINVGGAGSVVADGVTYDLNYKEALYIGQGTQSIQFISNEASSPAKFYLNSTPAHTNYPTRKIARADAEVVTLGSMETANHRTINKLLVNSVLPTCQLQMGMTELKAGSVWNTMPAHTHDRRMEVYFYFEVPEGQSVCHFMGQPQETRHIFMQNEQAVISPNWSIHAGAGTSNYTFIWGMAGENLDYSDMDFCAITDLR; from the coding sequence ATGCAAACCGAACAAATTCATCAGACAAATACCCCTACCGCAAGTCAAACAACCTTCGAAAGCCGCTACGCTTCTTCGCCGGGCGAAGTAAAAGGAATGGATACGGCGCAGCTTCGGCAAAATTTCCTCATTGAGACGCTGTTCGTCCCGAACCAATTTCGCTGGGTGTTATCTTTTTTCGATCGTTACCTCACAGGTGGAATTATGCCAGTTGATGGTCCCGTTGCGCTCGACACGCCCGATCAACTCAAAGCCAATTATTTTCTGGAACGGCGTGAGCTGGGTATCATTAATGTAGGCGGTGCTGGTTCTGTAGTGGCCGATGGGGTTACTTATGACCTGAACTACAAAGAAGCACTCTACATTGGACAGGGTACACAGTCTATCCAGTTTATATCCAACGAAGCCAGTTCACCCGCGAAATTTTACCTGAACTCGACTCCAGCCCATACCAATTACCCGACTCGTAAAATAGCACGGGCAGATGCCGAAGTAGTTACACTAGGCAGTATGGAAACAGCTAACCACCGCACAATCAATAAGTTGCTCGTTAACAGTGTACTCCCAACCTGCCAGCTGCAGATGGGTATGACCGAACTGAAAGCGGGTAGCGTTTGGAACACAATGCCCGCCCATACGCACGACCGGCGCATGGAAGTTTATTTTTATTTCGAAGTTCCTGAAGGACAAAGTGTCTGCCATTTTATGGGGCAACCGCAGGAAACGCGCCACATTTTTATGCAGAATGAACAGGCCGTTATTTCGCCCAACTGGTCAATTCATGCCGGGGCTGGCACATCAAATTATACGTTCATCTGGGGTATGGCCGGGGAGAACCTCGACTATAGCGACATGGATTTCTGTGCAATAACCGATCTAAGATAA
- a CDS encoding SDR family NAD(P)-dependent oxidoreductase → MNTVLNSFSLAGKLALVTGCKRGIGKAMAEALAEAGADIIGVSANLELEGSAVAVTVESLGRKFYAYQADFSNRESLYAFIEQVKKDHSTIDILINNAGTIMRKPAAEHPDSYWDEVIAVNQTAQFILTREIGKEMVARGSGKIVFTASLLTFQGGVNVPGYAASKGAIGSLVKAFANEWASKGVNVNAIAPGYISTDNTEALRNDPVRSQSILERIPAARWGEAEDFKGPVVFLASAAASYVHGTILTVDGGWMGR, encoded by the coding sequence ATGAACACCGTTCTCAATTCATTTTCATTAGCGGGTAAACTGGCTCTGGTAACCGGCTGTAAGCGCGGCATTGGTAAAGCGATGGCCGAAGCACTGGCCGAAGCCGGAGCCGACATTATTGGCGTTTCGGCCAACCTAGAGCTGGAAGGCAGCGCCGTAGCCGTGACTGTTGAGTCGTTGGGCCGGAAGTTTTATGCCTATCAGGCCGACTTTAGCAACCGGGAGTCGCTCTACGCGTTTATTGAACAGGTAAAAAAAGACCATTCAACTATTGATATTCTGATCAATAATGCCGGTACGATCATGCGCAAACCAGCCGCCGAACACCCGGATTCTTATTGGGACGAAGTGATTGCGGTCAATCAGACGGCTCAGTTTATTCTTACCCGCGAAATCGGGAAAGAAATGGTCGCGCGGGGCAGCGGGAAAATAGTTTTCACAGCTTCGCTACTGACTTTTCAGGGGGGTGTTAATGTGCCGGGATATGCCGCCAGCAAAGGGGCTATCGGGAGTTTAGTGAAAGCCTTCGCCAACGAATGGGCCTCGAAAGGTGTGAACGTAAACGCCATTGCTCCCGGCTATATTTCGACGGATAATACAGAAGCGTTGCGCAACGACCCGGTTCGTAGTCAATCCATTCTGGAGCGGATTCCTGCTGCTCGCTGGGGTGAAGCCGAGGATTTTAAAGGCCCTGTCGTCTTTCTCGCATCGGCTGCCGCCAGTTATGTACACGGAACCATATTGACCGTTGACGGTGGATGGATGGGTCGATAA
- a CDS encoding T9SS type B sorting domain-containing protein, protein MYRSRSGPNGPFNKIREVSVQAAPYSFTDDGSDTFTADGNTSRVLSADSSYCYRVMTRGQYTDAQLTKLGILTNYSQIICATPTDTTRPCPPVLSLDSLDCASLTPESLCDVSSFTNQLSWTPTSGPTCDANIASYKLYYGRYRSDTLGLLTSVAVPTTRFDHTSLTTVAGCYYVTAVSQRGLESAPSNTVCNEACPSLVLPNVFTPNGDGKNDVFAPLKCPRFVERIEFVVYNRWGAKLYEGSGPTLAWDGRSSDGAELPTGLYYYQATVHYALLDKNAPPQIIKSWVQILREGMSLR, encoded by the coding sequence GTGTATCGCAGCCGATCGGGTCCCAACGGCCCCTTCAACAAGATCCGTGAGGTCAGCGTGCAGGCCGCCCCCTACAGCTTCACCGATGACGGGTCCGACACCTTCACCGCCGATGGCAACACCAGCCGGGTGCTCTCGGCCGATTCCAGCTACTGCTACCGGGTGATGACCCGGGGCCAGTACACCGATGCCCAGCTAACCAAACTGGGCATCCTGACCAACTACAGCCAGATCATCTGTGCCACCCCTACCGACACCACCCGCCCCTGCCCGCCGGTGCTGAGTCTGGATAGCCTGGACTGTGCCAGCCTGACACCCGAGAGTCTGTGCGACGTGAGCAGTTTCACCAACCAGCTCAGTTGGACGCCCACCAGCGGGCCAACCTGTGATGCCAACATTGCCTCCTACAAGCTCTATTATGGCCGCTACCGCTCCGACACGCTGGGCCTGTTGACCAGTGTGGCCGTGCCCACCACCCGCTTCGACCATACGAGTCTGACCACCGTGGCGGGCTGTTACTACGTGACGGCCGTCAGCCAGCGGGGGCTGGAGAGTGCGCCCTCCAACACGGTCTGCAACGAGGCCTGCCCCTCGCTGGTGCTGCCTAACGTGTTCACCCCCAACGGGGATGGCAAGAACGATGTGTTTGCGCCCTTGAAGTGTCCGCGGTTTGTGGAGCGAATCGAGTTTGTGGTCTACAACCGGTGGGGGGCCAAGCTCTATGAGGGCAGCGGTCCGACGCTGGCCTGGGACGGGCGGAGTAGTGACGGGGCGGAGCTGCCCACGGGCTTGTACTACTATCAGGCCACGGTGCATTATGCCCTGCTGGACAAAAACGCTCCCCCCCAGATCATTAAAAGCTGGGTGCAAATTCTTAGAGAAGGAATGTCTTTACGCTAA
- a CDS encoding gliding motility-associated C-terminal domain-containing protein gives MSVQAAPYSFTDDGSDTFTADGNTSRVLSADSSYCYRVMTRGQYTDAQLTKLGILTNYSQIICATPTDTTRPCPPVLSLDSLDCASLTPESLCDVSSFTNQLSWTPTTSPSCDANIASYKLYYGRYRSDTLGLLTSVAVPTTRFDHTSLTTVAGCYYVTAVSQRGLESAPSNTVCNEACPSLVLPNVFTPNGDGKNDVFAPLKCPRFVERIEFVVYNRWGAKLYEGSGPTLAWDGRSSDGAELPTGLYYYQATVHYALLDRNAPPQIIKSWVQIFRENTGSR, from the coding sequence GTGAGCGTACAGGCCGCCCCCTACAGCTTCACCGACGATGGGTCCGACACCTTCACCGCCGATGGCAACACCAGCCGGGTGCTCTCGGCCGATTCCAGCTACTGCTACCGGGTGATGACCCGGGGCCAGTACACCGATGCCCAGCTAACCAAACTGGGCATCCTGACCAACTACAGCCAGATCATCTGTGCCACCCCTACCGACACCACCCGCCCCTGCCCGCCGGTGCTGAGTCTGGACAGCCTGGACTGTGCCAGCCTGACGCCCGAGAGCCTGTGCGATGTGAGCAGCTTCACCAACCAGCTCAGCTGGACGCCGACCACTAGCCCCAGCTGCGATGCCAACATTGCCTCCTACAAGCTCTATTATGGCCGCTACCGCTCCGACACGCTGGGCCTGTTGACCAGTGTGGCCGTGCCCACCACCCGGTTTGATCATACGAGTCTGACCACCGTGGCAGGCTGTTACTACGTGACGGCCGTCAGCCAGCGGGGGCTGGAGAGTGCGCCTTCCAACACGGTCTGCAACGAGGCCTGCCCCTCGCTGGTGTTGCCCAACGTGTTCACCCCCAACGGAGACGGCAAGAACGATGTGTTTGCGCCCTTGAAGTGTCCTCGGTTTGTGGAGCGGATCGAGTTTGTGGTCTACAACCGGTGGGGGGCCAAGCTCTATGAGGGCAGCGGTCCGACGCTGGCCTGGGATGGTCGGAGTAGTGACGGGGCGGAGCTGCCCACGGGCTTGTACTACTATCAGGCCACGGTGCATTATGCCCTACTGGACAGAAACGCCCCCCCGCAGATCATCAAAAGCTGGGTCCAGATATTCAGAGAAAATACAGGTTCACGCTAA
- a CDS encoding YebC/PmpR family DNA-binding transcriptional regulator — MGRAFEYRKARKMKRWGQMAKTFTRIGKDIVMAVKSGGPDPDVNGRLRAIIQNAKAANMPKENVDRAIKKASSKDQEDYKEIVYEAYAPHGIALVIETATDNHNRTVANVRSYLNKLGGSLGTQGMLDFMFDRKSVFRIPADGIDQEELELELIDVGGDDIELDDETNQYVIYGEFTAFGSIQKFLEEKAYEIKQAEFERIPNDFKELTDDEVADVEKLIERIEEDDDVQMVYHNMK, encoded by the coding sequence ATGGGACGCGCATTTGAATACCGGAAAGCCCGGAAAATGAAACGGTGGGGGCAAATGGCCAAGACCTTCACCCGTATTGGTAAAGACATTGTGATGGCTGTGAAAAGCGGTGGTCCCGATCCTGACGTAAACGGACGTCTGCGGGCTATCATTCAGAACGCCAAAGCGGCCAATATGCCGAAAGAGAACGTAGACCGGGCTATCAAAAAAGCCTCGTCAAAAGATCAGGAGGATTACAAAGAAATCGTGTACGAAGCCTATGCGCCCCACGGTATTGCCCTGGTCATTGAAACCGCTACGGATAACCACAACCGCACGGTGGCCAATGTTCGCAGTTACCTCAACAAACTCGGCGGTAGCTTGGGAACGCAGGGAATGCTCGACTTTATGTTCGACCGGAAGTCAGTATTTCGGATTCCGGCTGATGGCATCGACCAGGAAGAACTCGAACTCGAATTGATCGACGTTGGGGGAGATGACATCGAGCTTGACGACGAAACGAATCAGTACGTCATTTACGGTGAGTTCACCGCTTTCGGAAGCATTCAGAAATTTCTTGAAGAAAAAGCCTACGAAATCAAACAGGCTGAATTTGAGCGTATCCCGAATGACTTTAAAGAGTTAACCGACGACGAAGTTGCCGATGTTGAAAAGCTCATTGAGCGAATCGAAGAGGACGACGACGTTCAAATGGTGTATCATAATATGAAATAG
- the lysA gene encoding diaminopimelate decarboxylase — translation MQLNNRTYQIQGVKVLDIADEFGLPLYVYDADKIIEKIGLLRSSFSGVNLKIKYAAKALTNISILKLMRQQGVEMDSVSVNEARMGILAGFEPGQIMFTPSGVSFEEIREAVALGLQLNVDSLPLLEWVGQTYGSQVPVSIRINPHISEGGNIKISTGHADSKFGISILQRADILALANKYQIQVAGLHIHTGSDFKNADAFLKGADVLFDLATDYPNLTFIDFGSGFKVAYKKGDHITNVAELGRQVSDAFQNFCQQYGRDLELWFEPGKFLVSESGHLLVKTNIVKDNPTRTFVAVDSGLNHLIRPMMYDAYHDIKNISNPADDESSVEKTYTVVGYICETDTFATDRSLPEVRPGDVLSFENAGAYGFSMASNYNARFRPAEVLVYEGKPYLIRQRETFEDLLRGQEIIEFEEELVKK, via the coding sequence ATGCAACTAAATAACCGTACTTACCAGATTCAGGGTGTCAAGGTATTGGATATAGCCGACGAATTCGGCCTGCCTTTATACGTCTATGACGCCGACAAAATTATCGAAAAAATCGGCTTGCTCCGGTCCTCATTTAGCGGAGTCAATCTAAAAATAAAATACGCGGCCAAGGCACTCACCAACATATCGATTCTGAAATTAATGCGCCAGCAGGGTGTTGAGATGGATTCGGTATCGGTCAACGAAGCCCGTATGGGTATCCTGGCTGGTTTTGAGCCGGGCCAGATCATGTTCACCCCGAGCGGTGTGTCGTTCGAGGAAATTCGCGAAGCTGTTGCGCTGGGTCTGCAACTGAATGTGGATAGCCTGCCGCTTTTAGAGTGGGTTGGACAAACCTACGGAAGCCAGGTGCCCGTTAGTATTCGGATCAATCCGCACATTAGTGAGGGGGGTAATATAAAGATTTCGACAGGTCACGCCGATTCCAAGTTTGGTATTTCGATTCTGCAACGCGCCGATATTCTGGCACTGGCAAACAAATATCAGATTCAAGTTGCCGGATTACACATTCATACCGGCTCTGATTTCAAGAATGCCGACGCCTTTTTAAAGGGAGCCGACGTCCTGTTCGACCTTGCCACCGACTACCCAAATCTGACGTTTATCGACTTCGGGAGCGGGTTTAAAGTTGCTTATAAAAAAGGCGACCATATCACCAACGTGGCCGAATTGGGTCGGCAGGTGTCCGACGCGTTTCAAAACTTTTGCCAGCAGTACGGACGTGACCTTGAGCTCTGGTTCGAGCCGGGAAAATTTCTGGTGAGCGAAAGCGGGCATTTGCTGGTGAAGACCAACATTGTTAAAGACAACCCGACCCGCACGTTTGTGGCTGTCGATTCTGGCCTGAATCACCTGATTCGCCCAATGATGTACGATGCGTATCACGACATTAAAAACATCTCGAATCCGGCAGACGACGAATCTTCTGTCGAAAAGACCTATACCGTAGTCGGTTACATTTGCGAAACGGACACCTTCGCTACAGATCGTTCATTGCCCGAGGTTAGACCCGGCGATGTATTGTCTTTTGAAAATGCAGGAGCGTATGGCTTCAGCATGGCGTCGAACTACAACGCCCGCTTTCGGCCAGCCGAAGTGCTGGTCTATGAAGGCAAACCCTACCTGATCCGCCAGCGCGAAACCTTTGAGGATTTGTTGCGCGGGCAGGAGATAATTGAATTTGAAGAAGAACTAGTGAAAAAATAA
- a CDS encoding alkaline phosphatase D family protein, translating to MYKIQFLLVLILTAPFALFGQSITKQKAIGSRNGHKTSTQTKALQSGPMVGYSEMREVMLWAQTKQPARVQIRYHETGKSTPAHLTNEVLTNRQTAFTAHLLADQVDPGKTYEYDVLIEGQKVSLPYPTQFQTQNLWQWRTDPPTFHFGVGSCTYVNEPEVDRPGTPYGGGYEIFTALAAQKPDFMLWTGDNTYTREVDWNSRAGVLRRYTHTRSLPEMQPLLASTHNYAIWDDHDYGPDDSDRSYWLKEVTLDAFKLFWANPNFIFPESCAGTFVWNDCQFFMLDDRTFRAPDHMTDGPGKAYFADKQIQWLLDALTFSKATFKFIVTGGQIVNPTKSFENYAIYGTERDRLFKAIADAKIPGVLFITGDRHHSILHKLDRAGTYPLYDLTISPLTSSPAKPLAEELKLPTYVDGTVVTDRNFGILTVSGPLKDRVLTIKVYDQKGTERWTKDMRANELK from the coding sequence ATGTACAAAATTCAGTTTCTCTTAGTCCTCATACTAACAGCTCCATTTGCCTTATTCGGTCAATCGATTACGAAACAAAAGGCAATTGGTTCTCGGAACGGGCACAAAACCAGTACGCAAACCAAGGCACTCCAGTCAGGGCCGATGGTTGGGTATTCGGAAATGCGCGAGGTGATGCTTTGGGCGCAAACCAAACAGCCCGCCCGCGTTCAGATTCGGTATCACGAAACGGGCAAATCAACACCCGCCCACCTTACCAATGAAGTACTGACTAACCGGCAAACGGCTTTTACAGCCCACCTGCTCGCCGACCAGGTGGACCCCGGAAAAACGTACGAATACGACGTGTTAATCGAGGGCCAGAAGGTGAGCCTGCCCTACCCGACTCAGTTCCAAACCCAAAACCTGTGGCAATGGCGGACCGACCCTCCGACCTTTCACTTCGGCGTCGGAAGCTGCACCTACGTCAACGAACCTGAGGTAGACCGGCCTGGTACGCCTTACGGTGGGGGCTATGAGATTTTTACAGCCCTGGCTGCTCAAAAACCCGATTTTATGCTTTGGACGGGCGATAACACGTACACCCGCGAGGTGGACTGGAACAGTCGGGCGGGTGTTCTGCGCCGTTATACCCATACCCGTTCCTTGCCCGAAATGCAGCCCCTTCTGGCGTCTACGCACAATTACGCGATCTGGGATGACCACGATTACGGTCCCGACGATTCCGACCGCTCCTACTGGCTTAAGGAAGTGACGCTCGATGCGTTCAAACTGTTCTGGGCCAACCCGAACTTTATCTTCCCCGAAAGTTGCGCCGGTACGTTCGTTTGGAACGACTGTCAGTTTTTTATGCTCGATGACCGGACATTCCGCGCACCCGATCATATGACCGACGGGCCCGGTAAGGCGTATTTCGCGGATAAACAAATTCAATGGCTGCTGGATGCACTGACCTTTAGTAAAGCCACGTTTAAGTTTATCGTGACGGGCGGGCAGATCGTAAACCCAACGAAATCGTTTGAGAACTACGCCATCTACGGCACCGAACGCGACCGGCTCTTTAAAGCCATTGCCGACGCAAAAATTCCCGGTGTACTGTTCATTACGGGCGACCGGCATCACTCTATACTGCATAAGCTTGATCGCGCCGGCACGTATCCACTTTACGACCTGACCATTTCGCCCCTAACCTCCAGTCCGGCAAAACCGCTGGCCGAAGAGCTAAAACTCCCGACTTACGTTGACGGCACGGTAGTAACTGACCGTAATTTTGGCATTCTGACCGTGAGCGGTCCCTTGAAAGATCGAGTACTGACCATCAAAGTATACGACCAAAAAGGTACCGAACGCTGGACAAAAGATATGCGGGCGAATGAGTTGAAGTAG
- a CDS encoding glucosamine-6-phosphate deaminase, with product MTINEFPDYATLSQCTADHLASIINHKPNATLCLASGDTPIETYHRFVELAKDERVDVSQCTFVGLDEWVGFGPDDFGSCSYYVFRDLFRPLNLRPDQVHVFDAKATDLAAECARIDAVIQDRGGLDVLLVGMGMNGHIALNEPGTPFTLGCHVVELAESTKTVGQKYFKTETTLTQGITVGLRHLTEAKEVILMVSGDRKAPVLRDALRGPVTEQVPASIMQTHPNAQIWIDEAAGSLLTNS from the coding sequence ATGACCATCAACGAATTTCCCGACTACGCCACCTTATCGCAGTGTACAGCAGATCATCTGGCTTCGATCATTAATCATAAACCCAACGCAACGCTTTGTCTGGCCTCGGGTGATACGCCTATCGAAACCTACCATCGGTTTGTGGAACTAGCCAAAGACGAACGTGTAGATGTAAGCCAATGCACCTTTGTTGGCCTGGACGAGTGGGTTGGCTTTGGCCCGGATGACTTCGGCAGTTGTTCGTATTACGTATTCCGCGACTTGTTCAGGCCACTGAACTTGCGCCCCGACCAGGTTCACGTTTTCGATGCCAAAGCCACTGATCTCGCGGCCGAATGCGCTCGTATAGATGCCGTTATTCAGGATCGTGGTGGACTGGACGTACTTCTGGTGGGCATGGGCATGAACGGGCATATCGCCCTCAACGAGCCGGGAACACCATTTACATTGGGTTGCCACGTAGTTGAACTGGCCGAAAGCACCAAGACGGTGGGTCAAAAATATTTCAAGACAGAAACAACACTGACACAGGGAATCACGGTTGGCCTGCGCCACCTGACGGAAGCGAAAGAGGTTATTCTTATGGTCAGCGGAGACAGGAAAGCCCCTGTTCTGCGGGATGCGCTGCGGGGGCCTGTTACGGAGCAAGTTCCGGCCAGCATTATGCAAACCCACCCCAACGCCCAAATCTGGATCGATGAAGCCGCTGGAAGTTTACTAACCAATTCTTGA
- a CDS encoding NCS2 family permease, with product MPTTFTSRRTEVLAGISTFLATMYIIVVNPAILSQAGLPFSGVLTATILLSFFCSLMMGLYARNPIVVAPGMGMNAFFTFTAVKGMGIRPEVALGAVFWAGVLFLLLSIFNVRSAIVRAIPQPLRYAVSAGIGLFITLIGFENAKFIVANPATLVSIAHFNDPVVLTFIFGLLLMSVLVVRDVPGGIIIGIILTTLAAWPIGRYWGDASAVNFGQKTLVNFQGIWAAPDFSLLGKLDLMGSLSWSLWPVIFAFAFTDLFDSLSTFVGVAEAGGLQDQSAGPNHGQPRNLNRSLLTDAVATTLAGVFGTSPGTAYIESAVGIAQGGRTGLTAIVAGCCFLPFLFLSPLLSVIPAIATAPALVLVGAFMMKPITRIEWSQLDDALPAFLALVLIPFSYSITQGLIWGFLSWTVIKVAVGKNREVPLGLWIVDAFCVLALASGH from the coding sequence TTGCCAACTACATTTACGTCCCGTCGAACCGAAGTTCTTGCCGGCATTTCTACGTTTCTGGCAACGATGTACATTATTGTTGTCAACCCGGCCATTTTGAGTCAGGCCGGGTTGCCGTTTAGCGGTGTGTTGACGGCTACAATTTTACTCTCATTTTTTTGTAGCCTGATGATGGGTCTTTACGCCCGCAACCCAATTGTCGTGGCGCCGGGAATGGGCATGAACGCCTTCTTTACCTTCACGGCGGTAAAAGGCATGGGCATTCGGCCAGAGGTGGCCCTGGGTGCGGTGTTCTGGGCGGGCGTATTGTTCCTGTTATTATCCATATTCAATGTCCGGTCGGCCATTGTACGGGCCATTCCGCAACCCCTTCGTTATGCGGTTTCGGCAGGAATTGGCCTGTTTATCACGCTCATTGGTTTCGAAAACGCCAAATTCATTGTGGCAAATCCCGCCACGTTGGTGAGCATTGCTCACTTTAACGACCCTGTTGTATTGACATTTATCTTCGGTCTGCTGCTGATGAGTGTGCTGGTTGTACGCGACGTACCGGGAGGCATTATTATTGGTATCATTTTGACAACGCTCGCGGCCTGGCCCATCGGACGATACTGGGGCGATGCATCGGCCGTTAATTTCGGGCAAAAGACGCTGGTCAATTTCCAGGGCATCTGGGCCGCACCCGACTTTTCGCTACTGGGTAAATTAGACCTGATGGGTTCACTGTCTTGGTCGCTCTGGCCCGTCATTTTCGCTTTCGCCTTCACCGATCTTTTTGATAGCCTATCCACCTTTGTTGGCGTTGCCGAAGCGGGTGGTTTACAGGACCAGAGCGCCGGGCCGAACCACGGGCAACCGCGCAACCTGAACCGCTCCCTCCTGACCGATGCCGTTGCCACCACGCTGGCCGGGGTGTTTGGCACGAGTCCGGGAACAGCCTATATTGAGTCGGCGGTGGGAATTGCGCAGGGAGGTCGAACCGGGCTGACAGCTATTGTAGCGGGCTGTTGCTTTCTTCCTTTCCTGTTTCTTTCTCCCTTATTATCGGTCATTCCGGCCATTGCCACGGCTCCGGCACTGGTGCTGGTGGGAGCGTTTATGATGAAGCCCATTACCCGCATTGAGTGGAGCCAGCTAGACGACGCGCTACCCGCTTTCCTGGCACTCGTACTCATTCCGTTCAGCTATTCCATTACGCAGGGGCTGATCTGGGGATTTTTATCCTGGACGGTCATCAAAGTAGCCGTCGGCAAAAACCGGGAGGTCCCGCTGGGTCTTTGGATTGTCGATGCGTTTTGTGTACTTGCCCTGGCGAGTGGACATTGA
- a CDS encoding 5'-methylthioadenosine/adenosylhomocysteine nucleosidase, which produces MKKLYILTAFFFALSFFRSFAVAQRYKPRPVTGLLGAFGAEVALVNQSLKHPKTVIVDGISFTTGRLGKHRVVVAETGIGKVNAAMTTALMLDHFRPQRILFTGIAGGTNPDLQPGDIVIAGRTAHHDYGSITEKNTPTRQTRNAITKQFNPVYFPADSTLMHLAETVVKGVQLEGIPLASGGVSDRSVKVITGTVVTGDVFVASPAKVSSLRADFGADATEMEGAAIAQVCYQLQVPHLIIRSLSDRADAEAHVAYDKFYPTAARNSAKLVIAIVKAL; this is translated from the coding sequence ATGAAAAAACTATACATCCTGACTGCATTCTTTTTCGCTCTTTCATTCTTTCGCTCTTTCGCCGTTGCCCAACGTTACAAACCCCGGCCAGTCACAGGTTTGCTGGGTGCTTTCGGGGCCGAAGTGGCGCTGGTCAACCAATCCCTTAAACACCCGAAAACGGTTATCGTCGATGGCATTTCGTTCACGACGGGGCGGCTTGGCAAACACCGGGTTGTGGTTGCCGAAACGGGGATTGGCAAAGTGAATGCCGCCATGACTACAGCCCTGATGCTGGATCATTTTCGGCCCCAGCGCATTTTATTTACGGGTATAGCGGGCGGCACAAACCCCGACCTTCAACCCGGCGACATTGTCATTGCCGGTCGGACGGCCCACCACGATTATGGCTCCATCACCGAGAAGAACACGCCTACCCGTCAGACCCGTAACGCTATCACAAAACAGTTCAACCCGGTTTATTTCCCCGCCGATTCGACCCTGATGCATCTGGCTGAAACCGTTGTGAAAGGGGTTCAGCTTGAGGGTATTCCACTGGCATCGGGGGGCGTTTCTGACCGATCCGTGAAGGTGATAACAGGCACGGTTGTTACTGGCGATGTGTTTGTGGCCTCGCCCGCCAAGGTAAGCAGCCTGCGGGCCGATTTCGGGGCCGACGCTACCGAAATGGAAGGGGCGGCCATTGCTCAGGTCTGTTACCAACTTCAGGTTCCGCATTTGATCATACGTAGTCTGAGCGACCGGGCCGACGCCGAAGCGCATGTTGCCTACGATAAATTTTACCCTACAGCCGCCCGAAACTCCGCCAAACTGGTTATTGCTATTGTGAAAGCATTGTAG